The following proteins are co-located in the Indicator indicator isolate 239-I01 chromosome 33, UM_Iind_1.1, whole genome shotgun sequence genome:
- the GJA4 gene encoding gap junction alpha-4 protein, whose amino-acid sequence MGDWGFLEKLLDQVQEHSTVIGKIWLTVLFIFRILILGLAGESVWGDEQSDFVCNTKQPGCTNVCYDKAFPISHIRYWVLQFLFVSTPTLIYLGHVVYLSRKEEKLKQQESELRAVLSKDPKIEQALAAVEKKMSKIYVTEDGRLKIRGALMWTYISSVICKSIFEAGFLVGQWYLYGFSMLPRYVCERDPCPHQVDCFISRPTEKSVFIIFMLVMGLISLVLNLLELFHLCCKNLFSNLKQVSRPAGPSQDTFADNMASGPYAPKHYPFLPMADSHTPPYQAYNKLSSEQNWANFHNEENLALASSSRPLSDPYAPRTAEAPALEEKLCSRPGSSASKKQYV is encoded by the coding sequence ATGGGTGATTGGGGGTTCCTGGAGAAACTGCTGGACCAAGTCCAGGAGCACTCGACTGTGATCGGGAAGATCTGGCTCACCGTGCTCTTCATCTTCCGCATCCTCATCCTGGGCTTGGCCGGGGAGTCCGTCTGGGGGGACGAGCAGTCGGATTTCGTCTGCAACAccaagcagccaggctgcaccaACGTCTGCTACGACAAAGCCTTCCCCATCTCCCACATCCGCTACTGGGTGCTCCAGTTCCTCTTCGTCAGCACCCCGACCCTGATTTACCTCGGCCACGTTGTGTATCTCTCCcggaaggaggagaagctgaagcagcaggagagcgAGCTTCGGGCTGTCCTGAGCAAGGACCCCAAGATTGAGCAGGCCCTGGCTGCGGTGGAGAAGAAGATGTCCAAGATCTACGTGACCGAGGATGGGAGGCTCAAGATCCGAGGGGCGCTGATGTGGACCTACATCAGCAGTGTGATCTGCAAGAGCATCTTCGAGGCTGGCTTCCTGGTGGGGCAGTGGTACCTGTATGGCTTCTCCATGCTGCCCCGCTACGTGTGCGAGAGGGACCCCTGCCCACACCAGGTGGACTGCTTCATCTCCCGCCCCACCGAGAAGAGcgtcttcatcatcttcatgctGGTGATGGGCCTGATCTCCTTAGTCCTGAATCTCCTAGAGCTtttccacctctgctgcaagaACCTGTTTAGCAACCTCAAGCAGGTGTCAAGGCCGGCTGGCCCCAGCCAGGACACCTTTGCTGACAACATGGCCTCAGGTCCCTATGCACCCAAGCACTACCCcttcctgcccatggctgaCAGCCACACACCACCCTACCAGGCCTACAACAAGCTCTCTAGTGAGCAGAACTGGGCCAACTTCCACAACGAGGAGAATCTGGCACTGGCCAGCAGTAGCAGACCCTTGTCAGACCCCTATGCCCCCAGGACTGCTGAAGCCCCTGCCCTGGAGGAGAAGCTGTGCAGCCGGCCCGGGAGCTCAGCCTCCAAGAAGCAGTATGTCTAG